Proteins encoded in a region of the Deltaproteobacteria bacterium genome:
- a CDS encoding peptide chain release factor-like protein, with amino-acid sequence MASLEAGGWHLLPDDALLAQCDVQAHRASGPGGQHRNKTETAIRLVHLPSGVRVEGKDERSRTQNLRIALARLREKLARRAWRPPPRRPTKPSRAAKERRLEKKKREGRKKALRRRYGE; translated from the coding sequence GTGGCGTCCTTGGAGGCGGGCGGCTGGCACCTGTTGCCGGACGACGCGCTGCTCGCGCAGTGCGACGTCCAGGCCCATCGCGCGAGCGGTCCCGGAGGCCAGCACCGCAACAAGACCGAGACGGCCATTCGGCTGGTCCATCTTCCTTCGGGGGTGAGGGTCGAAGGGAAGGACGAAAGATCGAGGACGCAGAACCTCCGCATCGCGCTCGCGCGGCTGCGCGAGAAGCTGGCGCGGCGCGCCTGGCGGCCACCGCCGCGGCGTCCGACGAAGCCTTCGCGGGCAGCGAAAGAGCGGCGGCTCGAAAAGAAGAAGCGCGAGGGCCGCAAGAAGGCGTTGCGCCGCCGATATGGCGAGTAA
- a CDS encoding 4a-hydroxytetrahydrobiopterin dehydratase has product MADKGLAGDTEIQGALAELPGWKRQGNALQKTFDLKGFKAAMAFAGTVGELADRADHHPDILIQFHKVTLTLSSHDKGGITDRDLRLARQIEAAAKDQMA; this is encoded by the coding sequence ATGGCGGACAAAGGCCTGGCGGGAGACACCGAGATCCAGGGGGCCCTGGCGGAGCTGCCGGGATGGAAACGGCAGGGCAACGCGCTGCAGAAGACGTTCGATCTCAAGGGGTTCAAGGCGGCGATGGCATTCGCGGGAACGGTCGGGGAGCTGGCCGACCGCGCCGATCACCATCCGGACATCCTCATCCAGTTCCACAAGGTGACGCTCACGCTCTCCAGCCACGACAAGGGCGGCATTACCGACCGCGACCTGCGGCTCGCGCGCCAGATCGAGGCGGCGGCCAAGGACCAGATGGCCTAG